CCCTTTTCTTCAATTCCCTTATATAAAGCTGTCCATCCTTCGCTTAAAACTGTCGTGCCTTTAGAAATAAGTGTTTCTTCAAGACATTTAACTATAACCCTAGTAATATTATAAACATAAACCGGATAAAAAACCGAAATAAACCGCAAAACAATTAAATTAAAAACCTTTTTTTCGTCATTTGTCAATCTGCCGGTATTAAAATTGCAGTCTGCCGGTATTATCGCATGGTGATCCGTAACTTTTGCATTATCAATTATTCTTTTTGAAAACGGCAGCTCCTTCAATGAAAAAACATATTCCAGACAGTCTTTGTATTCTTCCGTATTTTTAAGCCGGCGCAGTATTGAGCCAACTTTTTGAACCATATCGTCGCTCAAATACCTGCTGTCAGTACGAGGATATGTTATCATTTTCCTTTTTTCATAAAGATCCTGTGCAACCGAAAGTGTTTTCTGGGCCGAAAAACCGAACTTTTTATTACAGTCCCGCTGAAGTTCCGTAAGGTCGTATAAAAGCGGCGGGGGAATACGTTTTTCTTCATTTTCAATTCTTTCGACAACGCCTTTTTTGCCGGCTACTTTTTTTGCTTTTTCTTCCGCCTTTTCCTTTTCAAATATTTTCGTTTCGGTAAATTCCCTTAAAAACCATACGCCCTCAAAATTCCCGTAATCCGCAATAACTTCATAGTATTCTTTTACCTCAAAAGCATCAATTTCTTTCTGACGTTCGACAACTATATTAAGCGTAGGCGACTGAACTCTTCCTATAGATAAAAGGGAATCGTATTTTAAAGTGTATGCCCTTGAGGCGTTTATGCCTACAAGCCAATCGGCTTCGCTCCTGCACTTTGCGCTTTTATAAAGGCTGTCATACTCGCTTCCTGCCTTAAGCGACGCAAATCCGTCTTTTATTGCCTTATCTGTCATGCTTGAAATCCAAAGCCGCTCGAATGGTTTGCTGCATTTTACATATTCGTATATATATCTGAATATCAATTCTCCTTCGCGCCCGCTGTCGGTGGCGCATATAATGCTTTCAATGCGGCTGCTGTTCATAAGCGATTTTAATATATTAAGCTGGCTTTCGGTTTCTTTTATAGCTTTCAGCTTTATATTTTCAGGGATAATAGGCAAATCCTCAGCACGCCATTTCTTCAGGCTTTTCTCATAGTCTTCGGGATCGCAAAGCGTCAGCAGGTGCCCTATGGCCCAGCTAACCACATATTTTTCGCCGTATAAATATCCGTCGCCTTTCTTTACGGCGCCAAGCGCCTTAGCTATGTCGCGCCCCACGGATGGTTTTTCCGCAATCACAAGTATTTTACCCATATTTAACAGCCTTTCATCTACTACAAAATTTAACTGATTGCTTATGAGTATACCATATAAAACCAATTAAGGCCATTCGTAAATTTTATATACGCGTTTCTTATAATTTAAATAATCATTCAATACATAATCAAAAGCGGTATATATTCCGCCCTAAAATTACACGGCTGAATACCATAAATTAAACAATGACATTCCATTCCATTGACACAGCTTAAAATTAAGTATAAAATTACCCCAAAAATCGAAATAGCAAACGGAGGATAAAAATGACGCCTTTTTCAATATTTTCAGACAGTTCCTGTGATCTGCCCGACAATATCATTAAAAAATATAACGTAACCATAGTGCCGTTTTATGTTTCATTGGATCATAAAAAATATATGAGGGAAATTGAGGAGCTTGCTGTCAAGACGCTTACCGATGAAATGGTAAATAACGGAGTTTATCCAAAAACTTCATTCCCTCCGGTATATGATTATATCCGAAAGTTTGAAGCGGAATTAAAAAAGGGATCTGACATAATTTGTTTCTGCCTTACGGAAAAGTTCAGCGGAAGCTATCAAAGCGCGCATAATGCGGCTAATGAACTGAAAGAAAAATATCCCGACCGCAGAATCCACATTATAGACAGCATGCTTGCAACCGGAAGCCAAGGGCTCTTAATTCAGCAGTGCGCCTTAATGCGCGAAAACGGGCTTGACGTCAGCCTTATACTTAACAATATCGAAAAAATCAAAAAAACAGGCCGCGTATTTTTTACGGTCGACTCGCTTGAATATTTAAAACACGGCGGCCGCATCGGCAAAGTTTCCGCTTTGGCCGGACAAATATTAAATATAAAGCCCGTAATTGGCCTTATAAACGGAGAGTTGGTTCCGCTGGGCAAAGCGCGCGGAAATAAAAACGCCGTGAAAGAAATATTGAATTTAACTTTAAAAGAAGTTTCACACTCGCCGGATGATTATGTATATTCTTTTGTAACAAGCGTCCGTTTTAACGAAATTGAAAAAATCAAGACCCATTTATTAGAAGAATATAATATAATTATTGAGGAAACAGATATTATCGGAGCCACTATCGGTTCGCATATCGGTCCGACAGTATTGGGTATATGCTTCATAAAAAAATATGACTGCGTTTAACATAAGCCGACAATTTAAAGCACAAAATATATGTTCTAAAAACTTGACAACATAATTATAATTAATGTATTTTATAATGTGTTGGCCAAAACCCAATTAAAATTATACTAAGCAGGTGGCATTAATGGCAAAAAAAGATAATTCGTACAATAACGAAAGCATAACTTCATTAAAAGGGGCAGACCGCGTTCGCCTTCGCCCCGGGGTTATATTCGGATCCGACGGCATCGAAGGATGCGAACATTCGTTCTTCGAGATACTTTCCAACTCAATAGACGAAGCCCGTGAAGGCTATGGAACAGTTATAGAGGTAACGCGCCACACTGATAAATCCATAACCGTTAAAGACCATGGCCGCGGTATTCCCGTCGATTATAATAAAAATGAAGACAGGTTCAACTGGGAACTTGTATTCTGCGAGCTTTATGCCGGCGGAAAATACCAAAACAATACAGGGGAAAACTATGAGTTTTCCTTGGGATTAAACGGCCTTGGCACATGCGCTACTCAATATTCGTCAGAATATATGGACGTTGAAATACACAGGGACAGTATGAAATACAGCCTTCATTTTGAAAAAGGCGAAAACATAGGCGGGCTTATAAAAGAAACCTGCAATAATAATGATACCGGGACTGAAATAAGATGGCGTCCGGATCTTGAAGTTTTCACTGATATAAATATCCCCCTTCCATATTTCAAGGATGTAATTAAAAAACAGGCAATCGTAAATAAAGGGCTGAAATTTATACTAAAAGACGAGGAAACAGTCTCGGAATTTGAATTTCTTTATCCTAACGGAATTAAAGACTATATTGAAGAACTGAATGAAAATAAGAATATTTCCTCAATTCAGTTTTGGGAAACGGAAACCCGCGGCCGAGACAGGGACGACAAGCCTGAATATAAGCTGAAATTTGAAACGGCTTTCTGTTTTAATAATGAAATAAATACCCTTCAGTATTTTCATAATTCAAGTTTCCTCGAATACGGCGGATCGCCTGACAAGGCTGTAAAAAGCGCTTTCGTATACGCTATAGACAAATATATTAAAGCAAACGGCCTTTATAAAAAAGATGATAAAAAAATCGCATTCACTGACATAGAAGACAGTCTCATATTAGTTATAAATTCATTTTCAACCATAACAAGCTATGAAAACCAGACAAA
This genomic window from Anaerotignum faecicola contains:
- a CDS encoding toprim domain-containing protein is translated as MAKKDNSYNNESITSLKGADRVRLRPGVIFGSDGIEGCEHSFFEILSNSIDEAREGYGTVIEVTRHTDKSITVKDHGRGIPVDYNKNEDRFNWELVFCELYAGGKYQNNTGENYEFSLGLNGLGTCATQYSSEYMDVEIHRDSMKYSLHFEKGENIGGLIKETCNNNDTGTEIRWRPDLEVFTDINIPLPYFKDVIKKQAIVNKGLKFILKDEETVSEFEFLYPNGIKDYIEELNENKNISSIQFWETETRGRDRDDKPEYKLKFETAFCFNNEINTLQYFHNSSFLEYGGSPDKAVKSAFVYAIDKYIKANGLYKKDDKKIAFTDIEDSLILVINSFSTITSYENQTKKSITNKFIQEAMTEFFKRQLEIYFIENKIEADKIAMQILANKRSRETAEKTRVSIRKKLTGNLDISNRVEKFVNCRTKDIARREIYIVEGDSALGACKLGRDAEFQAIIPVRGKILNCLKSDYDKIFKNDIITDLLKVLGCGVEIKSKHNSDINSFDLSQLKWSKIIICTDADVDGFQIRTLILTMLYRLVPTLINEKKVFIAESPLYEINAGKNTYFAYSESEKASVISKIKGKYTIQRSKGLGENQPEMMWETTMNPATRRLIQVMPEDITLTQEKFELLLGENLKGRKEYIEENGHLYIDFSELA
- a CDS encoding DNA topoisomerase 3, with the protein product MGKILVIAEKPSVGRDIAKALGAVKKGDGYLYGEKYVVSWAIGHLLTLCDPEDYEKSLKKWRAEDLPIIPENIKLKAIKETESQLNILKSLMNSSRIESIICATDSGREGELIFRYIYEYVKCSKPFERLWISSMTDKAIKDGFASLKAGSEYDSLYKSAKCRSEADWLVGINASRAYTLKYDSLLSIGRVQSPTLNIVVERQKEIDAFEVKEYYEVIADYGNFEGVWFLREFTETKIFEKEKAEEKAKKVAGKKGVVERIENEEKRIPPPLLYDLTELQRDCNKKFGFSAQKTLSVAQDLYEKRKMITYPRTDSRYLSDDMVQKVGSILRRLKNTEEYKDCLEYVFSLKELPFSKRIIDNAKVTDHHAIIPADCNFNTGRLTNDEKKVFNLIVLRFISVFYPVYVYNITRVIVKCLEETLISKGTTVLSEGWTALYKGIEEKGKKQKKDDEAIIPPLKEKQEIQIISAKAVKKKTTPPKPYTEAGLLSAMENAGRFIENEGIKEAIKDSGIGTPATRAAIIERLLTVGYVVRKGKSIIPTEKGRKLMDVLPEELKSPKTTGRWEKGLSSIAKGKMQEERFMESIKKFVYFLVDNANKSGIDVVFEEERKGRSKGSLGKCPVCGKGEIFENSKAFFCSGWKRGCNFTVWKNSLDSYGNTVDSKMVKNILKYGKAEGVSCTLPQTGEKGAADIIINTKLSGGIEITNFKRL
- a CDS encoding DegV family protein codes for the protein MTPFSIFSDSSCDLPDNIIKKYNVTIVPFYVSLDHKKYMREIEELAVKTLTDEMVNNGVYPKTSFPPVYDYIRKFEAELKKGSDIICFCLTEKFSGSYQSAHNAANELKEKYPDRRIHIIDSMLATGSQGLLIQQCALMRENGLDVSLILNNIEKIKKTGRVFFTVDSLEYLKHGGRIGKVSALAGQILNIKPVIGLINGELVPLGKARGNKNAVKEILNLTLKEVSHSPDDYVYSFVTSVRFNEIEKIKTHLLEEYNIIIEETDIIGATIGSHIGPTVLGICFIKKYDCV